One Burkholderia sp. 9120 genomic window, CGGATTTCACCAAGGCGCAGATCAGCGAACTGATGACGGGCCGCCATTTGTCCACCGAACGTTATCGCGAAGGTGCGGTAGGGCAGGACGTCGTGCTGGAAGTACGTGGCCTTACGCGTAGCGGCCAGTTCAACGATGTCTCGTTCGCGCTGCATGCAGGTGAAATTCTCGGCGTGACCGGTCTGCTCGATTCCGGGCGCAACGAACTCGCGCGCGCGCTCGCGGGCGTGGCGCCGGCGCAAACCGGGCAAGTCGTGCTCGACGGAAAGAGCATCAGGTTGCGCACGCCGTCGGACGCGAAAGATCATCGCATTGGCTATGTGCCGGAAGATCGCCTGAATGAAGGGCTATTTCTCGACAAGACGATCCGCGACAACGTGATCACCGCGATGATCTCCAGCTTGCGCGACCGCTTTGGTCAAATCGACCGGACACGCGCGACGGCGCTCGCGGAACAGACGGTGAAGGATTTGCAGATCGCTACGCCCGGTGTCGATAAACCCGTGCAGTCGCTGTCGGGCGGCAACCAGCAGCGCGTGCTGATCGGCCGCTGGCTCGCCATCGATCCGCGCGTGCTGATCCTGCATGGGCCGACGGTCGGTGTCGACGTCGGCTCGAAAGACATCATCTATCGCATCATGCAGCGTTTGTCGCAACGCGGGATTGGCATTATTCTGATCAGCGACGACTTGCCCGAACTGCTGCAGAACTGCGACCGCATCCTGATGATGAAGAAGGGCCGCGTGGCGAACGAATATCAGGCCGATACGTTGAGCGAAGCCGACCTGTACCACGCGCTGCTGTCGGAAGCGGCATAAGCGCACAAGCTGCAGAAAGGACGTCCTACTCATGAACTCGCGCATCCATTCGCGCATGAACCAGACCATGACCACACCGACCGTCGTCGAAGTCGCCCCGGAGGTCAAGCCGCCGAGCTTGCGAGCCAGACTCGCGCGTAATCCCGAGTGGTTCACCGTCGGGCTGATCGTGGTGACGTGCGTGATCGTCGGCGCGATCAACCCGCGCTTCTTTCAACTGGCCACGCTGTTCGATCTGCTGCATTCGGCCACCACGACATCGCTGTTTGCGCTGGGCACGCTGGTCGTGCTCGCGTCCGGCGGGATCGACGTGTCGTTCACCGCCATCGCCGCGCTGACCATGTACGGCATCACGAAAGCGGTGTTCGCGTGGTGGCCCGATGCGCCGTTTGCGCTGATCCTGATGACCGGCGGGATTGGCGGTGTGATGCTGGGCGTGATCAACGGCTTGCTGGTGCATCGGTTGAAAGCGCCTTCGCTGATCGTCACGATCGGCACGCAGTACCTGTATCGCGGGCTGTTGCTGACGTTCATCGGCACGTCGTTCTTCATGAACATTCCGCACAGCATGGATCGCTTCGGCCGCATTCCGCTGGTGTCTTTTCAAACGGCGGATGGTTTGCGCGCCGTGTTGCCTGTTTCCGTCGTGGCGCTGGTGGCGGCCGCACTCGTGACGTGGTGGCTGTTGAACCGGACGATGATGGGGCGCGGTGTCTACGCAATGGGCGGCAGCCTCGCGATTGCCGAGCGACTCGGCTACAACCTGCGCGCGATCCATCTCTTCGTGTTCGGCTATACCGGCATGCTGGCCGGCATTGCGGGCATTCTGCATGTATCGAACAACCGGCTCGCGAATCCATTCGATCTGGTGGGCTCGGAACTCGATGTGATTGCCGCGGTGATTCTGGGCGGCGCGCGCATTACCGGCGGCACGGGGACGGTGGCGGGCACGCTGCTCGGCGTGGTGCTCGTGACGTTGATCAACAACGTGCTGATTCTGGTGGGCGTGCCGAGTACCTGGCAGAAGGTGATTATCGGCGCGTTCATTCTGATTGCCGGCACGCTGTTCGCGTTTCAGCGGAAGAATTGAATGCGGTGGTGTTGAACGCGGTTTGCCGCGCTTGCCGCTTGCCGCTTGCGACGCGACGCGTTATGACGCGCGCCGCGGCAAGCCGGCTTATTTACGCTTGCGCGGCGTTTGACCGGCTTCGGTGATGATCGAATCGAAGTCGTCGACCTGCGAGAAACGCACGGCCTTGACGACGCCGAACTTGCTCTTGTCCACCACCAGATGACGCTCCACGGCACTTGCCATGGCCGCCTGTTTGAGCGCGACTTCATGGAAATTCCAGCAGGTGACGCCGCGCGCGGTGTCCACGCCGCCCGCCGAGATAAACGCCTTGTTGATGCCCATGCGGCGCAGCATTTCCAGGCTTTCTTCCCCTGCGAATGAATCCGAAGAAGGAATGTAGACGCCGCCTAGCAGAATCATTCGCACATTCGGCTTGCGCCGCAAAATCTCCGCGACGTTCAGCGAATAACACACCACGGTCACGTGACGTTCAATGGGAATCAGCCGCGCCAACGTGGTGAGCGTCGTACCGCAATCGATAAACAGCGTTTCGTTATCGCCAATGAGACCCGCCGCCACGGCGGACGCTTCCGCTTTGGCCTGCGCGAAATGGTCTTTCTCTTCTTCGAGTGAGTAGCCGGCGTTATTCGGCACGTCCGTCGCGCTGACGATGTAGCCACCGAGATAGGTGAATCGTTCGGGACTGCCGGCGATGTCGCGGCGGACAGTCATCTCCGAAACGTTCAGCAGGCTCGCGGCGTCGCGCAAGCGCATCACGTTCTGCTTGGCCAGCGCTTCGGCGAGGGCGCGGAGGCGATCGGGTTTCAGCATGGAGTTCCTGTCGCGCGATGTGGGAGGTCGTTATGTTTTGTACGGTTTGATGGGAGAATTATAACAAGGTGTGTGGGTCGCGGCGAGGGCGATTATCAGATTGCCGACTGTTAAATGCGGGGCGATTTTGAATGAATAAACCGTCAACGCCGAACGGCCGGAATGGGCCGATTGGCGATGACGGTTCGGTAAAACGACGTGACGTTTATTTTGCTGCGGCTGCGCGTTCTATTGCGGCGATGTCGATTTTTTTCATGGTCATCATGGCTTCCATCGCACGTTTTCCGGCTTCGCGATCGGACCCGGTGACGAGTTCGAGCAAGCGCCGGGGCGTGATCTGCCACGAAAAGCCCCAACGGTCTTTGCACCATCCGCAAGGCGCTTCCGCTCCGCCGTTGCCCACAACGGCGTTCCAGTAGCGGTCGGTTTCTTCCTGGGTATCCGTCTCAACCATGAAACTGATCGCCTCGTTCGGCTTGTAGTTGGGGCCGCCGTTCAGCCCCACGAAGCGCCGCCCGAGCACGGTGAACTCGACTGTCAGATCCGGGCCCTGGCCCACACCCGGCATAGGGGAAGGATGACCTGCGGTGACATGACTATCGGGGAAGGTCGCGGCGTAAAACTCCGCCGCCTCACGTGCTCTGCCTTGATCGAACCACAGGCATGTTACTAGCTCGGCCATTGCACTCTCCTTGTAGAAACTCGCACTATCGACTGGTTTCGAAGCAAGCGCCAAAGGTCCATATCGTCGAGACGGTTGGCACTCTTGCTGACACGATCCCGGTTGTCGAGTTCCTGATTTACGGAAAGTCGAGTCCCACCGGGTCCCGCTTGATCGCGACGCACTTTATCTCGACCAGCAAGCACGCAACGGCGAGTTCGGATACGCCGATGGCGGTCCATGCGTATGTGCCTCGTGGGAACACGCGATTCTTGACCTCGCGGAATACCGGCATATGCGTGCTCATTTGCACGTGGTACGTCGTCATGTCGACAACGTCCTCGAACGTACAACCGGCCGCTTGCAGTACTACGCGCAGGTTCTCCCAGCAGGCCAGAAATTGCGCCTCGGGATCGGCAATGACGTCGAGATCCGCTGTACGGCCGACCTGGCCGGCGCAGAAAACGGTGGCGCCGACTTTCACGGCGGGGACATAGCCTGCACGCTCGACAATGGGTTGCATCGTCGGCGGGATGATCAATTCGCGGTCTGTCATGGGTTTTTCCGTTGCCGGGTTGAGGCGGTGACTTGAGGTGTTTCGGATTGCGGTTCGTTAGTCTCTGGCGATCATCACTTTGTTCTCGTGTTTGACGCCGCCAAGCTCGAAGTACGTTACGCCGTCCTGCAGCATGCCGCGGGAGTGGTAAAAGGAAATGGCTTTCTCATTGTGTGAGTTGACCATCAGCCAGATTGCCCGATTGCCGGTTCTCTCCAGTGCAATGCTTCTGGCTTGTGTCAGTAATGCAGACCCGATACCGCAGCCGGCGAAAGAGGCCTGAATGTAGAGCGTTTCGATCTCGGTGGGCACATCGGCATGGTGCGAATCTAAGCGCATGACGAGATAGCCGGCGAGATTGCCTTCTGCTTCGGCAATCAATAGAACGACTTGTGGGTCGCTCAATAGCGTGAGAACTTTTTCTGGCGTGAATGTCGTCAGCACATAGTGCGCGATGATCTCGGATACGCCACCTGCTGCGTAGGTATGTACCCACACCTGTGCGCCCAGTACCGCGATGCGTGCTGTGTCGGCCGGCTCGGCCGTTCTGATTGAATGCGTCGGTATCATCTTTGTTCTTTTGGGGTAACGCCGTACAGGCGGTTCGTCTGAGCGCTTGCTGACATTTCGTAATGTTGGAGTCTATAAATGGGTGACTGTCAAGCCGATTATTTTCCCCGCCAGTGAGACAGATCGACACAGAACACGTATTAATGACGTCGGCACGACAGTAGCGAAATCGGCTTGCGGGCATGAGCCGCCAGTTGAGACATGCAACTCGAGAGGAAACCATGAAAGTGGTTTTGAGTATAGCGGTCCGCACTTTTGTCACGACCAGCCTGGCTGGTGGTGCATCGGTCATCCAGGCGCAAAGCGTCCTGCCACCGCCGGCTCAGCCCTTCAAGGGCAAAATCGAGTTGCGCGCCAAAGACTCCAAAGTTGACTTTCCGCGCCAGACCACCGCGCCGGCCGGTGCCCCGAATATCCTGCTGGTTCTGCTCGACGACGTGGGCTTCGGCGCGGCCAGTACGTTCGGCGGTCCGGTCGATACGCCCACGCTCGAGCAGCTCGCGCAGCATGGTTTGCGCTACAACGAATTCCACACCACGGCCATGTGCTCGCCGACACGCGCCGCGCTGCTATCCGGGCGCAACCATCATTCGGTCCACACCGGCCAGATCATGGAAATGGCGACGGGCTACCCTGGTTACGACTCGCTGGTAGGCCGCGATACGGCAGGGATCGGCGAAATCCTCCGGCAGAACGGCTGGAATACGGCCTGGTTCGGCAAGGATCACAACGTGCCCGACTGGGAAACGAGCCAGGCGGGGCCTTTCGACCGTTGGCCTACGGGCCTCGGTTTCGAGAAGTTCTACGGCTTCATTGGCGGCGACATGAACCAGTGGCGCCCGCTCCTCTTCGACAACACCACACCGATCGAACCGTATGTCGGCAAACCCGACTACAACCTCGACTACGACCTCGCCGATCAGGCGATCAAGTACGTCCAGACCCAGCATTCGATGGCGCCCGACAAACCGTTCTTCATCTACTACGCGCCGGGCGCCACGCATGCGCCGCATCATCCGCGCAAGGAGTGGGTGGACATGTACCGCGGCAAATTCGATCAGGGCTGGGACGTGTTACGTGAGCAGACGCTCGCACGTCAGAAGCAACTCGGTATCGTGCCGCAAGATACGGATCTGACGAAGCGCTCGCCCGGCATTCCGGCATGGAACAGTTTGTCCGCGGACGACCGGAAGCTCTATGCCCGCATGATGGAAATCTATGCCGGCTATCTGGAACAGACGGACTACAACGTGGGCCGCGTGATCAAGGCGATCGACGACATGGGGCTGTCGGACAATACGCTGGTGATTTATATCGTGGGTGACAACGGGGCGAGTGGGGAAGGCGGCGTGGGTGGTTCGACCAACCTCGAAGGTGCGATGAATGGTGTCGTGCCGACCACCGCGCAAATGCTGCCTAAGATCGACGATCTCGGCACCTGGAAGACCTATAACCATTTCCCGGTTGGCTGGGCGCACGCGCTCGACACGCCGTTCCAATGGACCAAGCAGATTGCGAGTCACTTCGGCGGGACGCGTAACGGCATGGTTATTTCGTGGCCCGCGCATATCAAGGAAGATGGACAGATTCGCTCGCAATGGCATCACGTGATCGATATTCTGCCCACCGTGCTGGATGTTTCTCACGTGCCGCAACCGGTCGAAGTCAATGGCGTCAAGCAGCGGCCGATCGAAGGCGTCAGCATGGCCTATACGTTCGATCAGCCGAACACGCCTTCAACGCGGCGCACGCAATATTTCGAGCTGTTCGGCAATCGCGCGATCTATCACGACGGCTGGATCGCCGCGACGACGCCGATCGCGCCGCCGTGGGCGACCGAGGTGCCGAATGTCGACGTGATCGACGGTTATAAATGGGAACTGTACGACGTCGACAAGGACTTCAGCGAAGCGCACGATCTCGCGGCGAGCGATCCCGCGAAACTGAAACAGATGCAGAAGCTCTTCTACAGCGAAGCGCGCAAATACAACGTGCTGCCGCTCGATAACGACCGCGTGATGCGCCTCAATCCGTCGAACCGTCCGAGTCTGATGGCGGGCCGCACGTCTTACACCTACTACGCCGGCACCAAGCGCATTCCCGAAGGGGTTGCGCCGGACATGAAGAACCGCTCGTGGAGCATCACGGCCAAAGTGGAGATTCCGAAGGAGGGCGCGCAAGGCATGATCGCGACGCTTGGTGGCCTGTTCGACGGCTGGGCGCTGTATCTCGACGAAGGCAAACCGGTCTTCCACTACAACTTTGCCAACGCGGCGCATTACAACATCGAGGGCGATGAGGCACTGACGCCGGGGCTGCATACGATCGTTTTCGATTTTAAGTATGACGGCGGCGGGATCGGTAAAGGCGGCCTGGGAACCTTGATGGTGGACGGCAAACAGGTCGCGCAAGGACGGATCGAGCACACCGTGGCGGTGCGTTTCACCATGAGCGTGGAGACGCTCGATATCGGCGAAGACACCGGCACGCCGGTGAATCTCAGCTACGACGTGCCATTTACCTTTACCGGCAAGATCGACACCGTCACGATCGATCTCAAGCCGCACGACGCGGCGTCGGCTTCGATGCAGAAGGAAGTCGAGCGCAAGGCGGCCGAAGCGGCCCTGTCGCGCGAATAGAACCCGCCATGATCGACTCGCACGCGGCAGACCCACACGCATCGTCCGCCTTTTCCGACGCCGCGAAGCAGAGCTTTCACGCCATGTCGAAGCCGAGCGGCTCGGACTGCAATCTCGATTGCGAGTACTGCTTCTACCTCGAGAAAGAGGCGCTTTATCCGAGCGAGCGCAAACGGCGCATGAGTGACGATGTGCTCAGCGACTACGTGCGCAACTACATCGCGTCGCAGCCGGCCGGCCATGAGGTTGCGTTCACGTGGCAAGGCGGCGAGCCCACCTTGCTCGGGATCGACTTCTACAAACGCGCGATAGCGCTGCAAAAGCACTTTGGCGCGGGCCGCACCATCACCAATAGTTTTCAGACCAACGGACTGCTGCTGGACGATACGTGGTGTCAGTTCTTCGCCGATGAAGACTTTCTGATCGGGCTATCGATCGACGGTCCCGCAGACATTCACGACGAGTACCGGATCACGAAGGGCGGCAAGCCGAGTCACGCGCTGGTGGTGAGTGCGCTGGAGCGGCTCAGGAAACATGGCGTTCGCTTCAACGTGCTGGCCTGCGTCAATCGACGCAGTTCGCGTGAACCGCTTAGGGTCTACGAATTCCTGCGCTCGCTGGGCGTGGAGTATGTGCAGTTCATTCCGGTGGTCGAACGGCGCGCGGATCCGGCCAGCGAAGCGATTGGACTCACGCTGCAGGGTCCCGGCGGGAAGGTGTTGCTGAAGGCACAACCGCATACGGCTGAGCGCCTGACGGACTGGTCCGTCTTGCCTGAGGACTACGGCAACTTTCTGAATGCGATTTTCGACGTATGGGTGCGTCGCGACGTCGGCCAATGCTATGTGATGAACTTCGAATGGGCGCTGGCCAATTACATGGGCGTACCCGGCGCCGCGTGCCACCATCAGCCGACCTGCGGCAACGCGGTCGTGGTCGAACACAATGGCGACGTCTATGCTTGCGATCATTTCGTTTATCTGGAATATCGCCTGGGCAATCTCTCCGAGGCGTCGCTGTCCAGCATGCTGGATTCACCGCAGCAAACCCAATTCGGCGAAGACAAACTCACGACGTTGCCGCAGCAATGCCGACAATGCAGCATGTTGCGCGGCTGCTGGGGCGGCTGTCCGAAGCATCGTTTTGCCGTGACGCGCGACGGCGAAGCGGGACTGAATTTTCTCTGCGCGGGGTACTACAGTTTTTTCTCGCACGTCGCGCCTTATTTGCGTGTGCTGGCGGAGTTGATTCGCAGCGGCCGGCCTGCGAGTGACATCGTGAAGGCGACGCTGATGGTGGTGGGCGATTCTGCTGCGGCGAAGACCTCCCGCGTTTAGCGTGGCGATCTGGACGGCCGGTTAGGCCGGCGAATCCGCCGGCCTATTGTCGCAAGACCGCACGTTCACCTTCGCATTCGAGCCATGAGCGAAACAGCGCGACCAGTTCATCGGCCGACTTCTCATCCGGCACATACGTGCAATAGCTCCGCGACGCCAGTCGAGGACCGGCGAATGGTGTGACAAGCCGGCCGGCCGCGAGATCGTCGGCGATCAGCGCGGTCGGTCCCATCGCGATACCGATTCCATCGACGGCGGCTTGCAACGTTAGATAGAAGTGGTCGAAGGTTAGCGCCGCAGCCGGGGCGAGTGCGGCAATTTCTGCTCTCGCCAGCCAGTCCGGCCAAAGCCGCGGCAGGCTCGACGTATGCAGCAACGTGTGCTGCCGGATGTCTTCGGGTGTTTGCAGCGGCAGTCGCTGCAGCAGCGCGGGACTGCAGACGGGGATCCGCTCTTCGGCCAGGAATGGCCGCATCGAATAGCCGTAGAAAGTATCCGGGCCGCCGCGGATGATGACCTCATAACTCCCCGGCAGACTTTCCACCGGCTCGTTCGACGTCTCTACGTTGACGTCCACGCCGGGATGCGCAGCGCGGAATGTGGCCAGTCGCGGCACCAGCCACCGCAACGTGAATGTGGCGGGTGCGTTCACGGAGAGTGTTCGCGAGACCGGTTGAGGCAGACCGTATTTCGCGGTTGCTTGCGAGATGTGCTCGAACAGCGGACCGATTTCCGCCAGGTAGGCTCTGGCCGCCGGTGTCAGCGCCACGCGCCGGTTGTGACGCTCAAACAGCAATGCGCCGAGCCATTCCTCGAGCAGGCGCACCTGCTGACTCACCGCGCCGTGCGTGACGTGCAATTCGGCGGCGGCGTCCTTGAAGCTGCCGAGCCGGCCCGCGGCTTCGAAAGCGCGCAGGGCATTGAGCGGAGGCAATAGCCGTTTCATTCGGGGTAGTTTATCTAACGCGAAATGCGAATTTATCTCAGTTGTTCGCGGGTCACAAGATAGATATTCTGTTTACTCGATTGAATCTATCCCTTCTTTTGTGGCCCGGAATTCGCATGCTGAGTTATACCGGCGGCTTCGTCCTCTTTGCCGCCTTGCTCCACGCGAGCTGGAACGCGATGTTGCACAGCAATCGCGACCGCTTCCTTTCCATGACGTGGATGAGTATCGCCATCGCAACGATCGCCACGCTCGCGGTGGTGTTCGTCACGCCGCGGCCGGCCGCCGCGGCCTGGCCATATATCGTCGCGTCGGGGTTCGTGCATACCTTTTACAACGTGACCCTCGTGCGCTCGTATCGCAGCAACGATCTCGCGCGGGCCTATCCGATTGCACGCGGTTCGTCGCCGCTGCTCGTCACGCTCGGCGCGGCGCTGTTCGCGCATGAAGCGATCGGCCTCTTGCATGTGCTGGGGATTGTGATGATATCGGGCGGCATCGTCGCGATTGCGCTGGACGGGAGTCGTGTTTCGCGCGCCGGTGTGCTGGCCGCATTGACGACCGGCGCGACAATTGCTGTCTATACCGTGATCGACGGTATTGGCGTGCGCCTGTCCGACGGCCAGGCACTCGCCTATACCGCGTGGATGTTTCTGTTCTATTGGCTGATGCCGGTACTGTTCGTCGCGATGCGAGGACTCGCGGCGTTGTGGGCGCCGGTGAGGGCGGAGCCTTGGGCGGTGAGCTCGTCGCTGGTCGGCGGCCTCGTGTCGATCGCGGCGTACGGCATCGTGATTTGGGCGCTGCAGTCGGGTGCGATGGGCGCGGTATCGGCATTGCGCGAAACCAGCGTGGTGTTCGCGGTGCTGATCGGTCGACTGTTTTTGCGGGAGACGGTCAGCGCAAAGCGCTGGCTCGCGTGCGTGGTCGTCGCGGCGGGGGCGGTGTGTCTGGGGCTTTGACATTGTCTGAAGCGCATGATGGGGTGCTCTTGCGTCAGCGTTTCGCTGAATGCTCGCAAACTCATGTCCCCTGGCGGCCATTCGAGGCGACAGGCCGGACCACTTCACAAGAAGGATGGCTTCATGCTCAAGAACATTGCAACCGGCCTGCTTGACGTTGTCTATGACGAACAGGGCGACCCCGGCGGATGGCCGATCGTGCTGCTGCACGGTTTCCCCTACGACATCCACGCGTACGACGATGTGTCGCCGCGCCTCACGTCACAAGGCGCTCGCGTCATCACGCCGTATCTTCGCGGATATGGGCCAACGCGTTTCCTCGCACCGGCAACCCCTCGTTCGGGTCAGCAGGCGGCGCTCGGGGCCGACCTGTTAGCGCTGCTCGACGCGCTTCAGATCGAACGGGCCGTCCTGGGTGGCTACGACTGGGGCGGCCGGGCAGCGTGCATCGTGGCGGCGCTGTACCCGTCACGAGCGCGAGGGTTGGTGTCGGTTAACGGCTACAACATCCAGAACATCGCCAAGGCCGTGCGGCCGGCCAGCCCTGAGAAAGAACATCGGCTCTGGTATCAATACTATCTGCATGGTGAACGCGGCCGGGCTGGGTTGACTGAGAACCGTCGCGCGTTCTGCCGGCTCTTATGGTCGTTGTGGTCGCCGACCTGGCGCTTTGACGATGCCACCTACGCGAGCTCGGCAGAGGCGTTCGACAATCCGGATTTCGTCGACGTGGTGGTGCATTCCTACCGGCACCGTTTCGGACTGGTCGAGGGCGATCCTCAGTTCGACGACATGGAGCGACGCCTCGCGGCCATGCCGTCGATCACCGTGCCCACGATCACACTCGAAGGAGACGCCGATGGCGTCTCGTCGCTGTCGGAAACCAAGTCGGATTCAAACCGTTTCACCGGACGCCATGAGAACCGCGTCGTGCCGAATGTCGGTCACAACCTGCCGCAGGAGGCGCCAGAAGCGTTCGCTAGCGCGGTGCTCGATATCAACGCCTGGGCCGATTGAGCCGCCGCCCTTCGCTCAGTCTCAGCCTGAATCACTATTTCATCGTCACGTGGAGGTTCGTTCAATGAATGCTGTTTCGCAGACCCCGTTGATTCTGATAACCGGTGGCGCTCGTGGCGTAGGCGCGGCGACTGCGCGGCTTGCTGCCGCGCGGGGCTACGACGTGGCGATAAGCTTCGTCTCCAACGAATCCGCCGCCCTTGCTGTGGCGGCCGATGTGGAAGCCGCCGGTCGACGCGCTTTAGCGATGCGCGCGGACAGCGCAGATCCTGAGCAGGTCGCTCAGCTATTCGCCGCGATCGACCGGAAGTTCGGCCGTATCGACGTGCTGGTGAATAACGCCGCGATCATTGCACAGCAGTCGCGGCTGGAGGATCTCGAATTCGCGCGGATGCAGCGCATTTTCGCGGTCAATTCGATCGGCCCGATCCTTTGTGCACAGCAGGCGGTGAAGCGGATGTCGCGTCGTCACAATGGTCGAGGCGGCGTCGTGATTAACGTCTCGTCGGCATCGGCCCGGCTCGGTAGTCCAAACGAGTATGTCGACTATGCTGCGTCGAAGGGTGCGCTTGAGACGTTCACCATCGGCTTCGCCAAAGAAGTCGCGCGGGATGGGATACGCGTCAACTGTATTCGCCCTGGACACATTTATACCGAGATGCATGCGAGCGGCGGAGAGCCGGGGCGGGTGGATCGCGTCAAAGACTCGATCCCCATGGGACGAGGCGGTCAACCCGAAGAGGTTGCGCAGGCGATTCTGTGGCTGGCGAGCGCCGAGGCTTCGTTCGTCACCGGCACGTTCCTCGATGTCACCGGCGGCAAGTGAGGTGAACGACAACGTGCGGCGTGCGACGTGCAGGGCTTTCATTGACGCAAGGTGTCAGGCATCTAAGCCCGGGTGCTCACGCGCGTTCCGCCACCCTCAGCAGTTGATCGAGAACCGGCGTGAGAAAGTGCACGCTCACGGCGTTGCCCTGTTCGATCGCGGCTGATAAAAGGCCGATGACCCAGAGCGACGCGTAGAAGCCCGTCGCGCGCCTGCGCTCGCCTTGCGGCGCCCAACAGCGTAGCAGCGCTTCGGCGTAGCGGCGGCCACGTTCCCCGACCAGCGTGTCGATGTGCGCGAGCGTCGTGCCCAGCACGAGCAGTGGATCGCCGTAGCACACCGAGTCGAAGTCGATCAGTCCGCTCAGTTCGTTGTCGTCCACCAGGACGTTCTTGATGGTCAGATCGTGGAGAAAGCAGACCGGGCGCAGTGTGTCGAAGTAGTCTTCGAGCGACGCGCGTACGAGGCCCAGTCGCGCGCGAAAGCGGTCGATCGGCGTGGCATCCGCACGCGCGAGTGTCGCGACGTGAGACGCAATCGGGGTAGGCTCGTCGAAGATCTCCGTCCAGCGTGCACGAGGCGCACGGGCGCCGATCGCGGTCCAGCCGAAACCACCCTGCGCGGGGGCGGGCAGTTGTTGCGCCACCCGGCACTGGAAGGTGATCACGGCTTCGGCAATCCGTTCGGCCTGCCGGGCATCGAGCGAGTCGAAGACGTAGAAGAGATCGCGGCCGGGCAGCCAGTCGAGCACCACGAAATCGCCACCCGTGGGCGTGGTGCCTTGGGCCAGCACGGTCTGCACCGGCAGGCCGAGGCCATGCAGCGCCGCGAGATTCGCGCCGGTGTGCAAGAACGTTTGAGCTTTGGGGCTGACGCGTACCGCCAGTGAACGGCCGCCGGCCATGTGGGCGCGGTACACCGTGTTGCTGCTGTGAGCGAACGCCTGGCGCTCGAGTCGCAGCGGCCGTTCGCCGTGTACGTCTGCGATGCATTGGGCGATTGCTGCATCGTCGTTGCCTGGCTGATCGCCCATCTTGCCGCCCGGTGTGCCTTGGTAGCGGCGTATTACAGCAGGCGGGGGCAGGGCTCGGCAATTGACCGATTATTGGAGAATGTTTCGGGCGTAACGGGAGAGGTAAGGTAGGTGGGCGTGTGCTGTTGGTGTTGTCATGCCGCGTAACCCGTCGAAATATTCTGGCTGAGTTTGTGGGGGCGTTGGTGAGGTTAGGCGGGGGGCGCTGATTCAACCGGTTTTTTTCAAGGGTTCCGACTTCACCCAAAGCAGACCGCCGCGACTTCTGACAGCGACGATTCAAAAATATTC contains:
- a CDS encoding SDR family oxidoreductase, with the translated sequence MNAVSQTPLILITGGARGVGAATARLAAARGYDVAISFVSNESAALAVAADVEAAGRRALAMRADSADPEQVAQLFAAIDRKFGRIDVLVNNAAIIAQQSRLEDLEFARMQRIFAVNSIGPILCAQQAVKRMSRRHNGRGGVVINVSSASARLGSPNEYVDYAASKGALETFTIGFAKEVARDGIRVNCIRPGHIYTEMHASGGEPGRVDRVKDSIPMGRGGQPEEVAQAILWLASAEASFVTGTFLDVTGGK
- a CDS encoding aminoglycoside phosphotransferase family protein, which gives rise to MGDQPGNDDAAIAQCIADVHGERPLRLERQAFAHSSNTVYRAHMAGGRSLAVRVSPKAQTFLHTGANLAALHGLGLPVQTVLAQGTTPTGGDFVVLDWLPGRDLFYVFDSLDARQAERIAEAVITFQCRVAQQLPAPAQGGFGWTAIGARAPRARWTEIFDEPTPIASHVATLARADATPIDRFRARLGLVRASLEDYFDTLRPVCFLHDLTIKNVLVDDNELSGLIDFDSVCYGDPLLVLGTTLAHIDTLVGERGRRYAEALLRCWAPQGERRRATGFYASLWVIGLLSAAIEQGNAVSVHFLTPVLDQLLRVAERA